The stretch of DNA TCCTAGAGAACGTGGACGCCGAGCACGTCGCTATCACGGCCGATCACGGCGAGGCATTCGGCGAGAAACACATCTACGAACATCCCGATCACATGCCTCTGGACATTCTGCGGGAGGTACCATGGTACGAGACGACCGCAACGGACCAGGGAACGTACGAACCCTCGCTCGAACCAACTAAGGAGACCGGTGACATGGACGAAAAACTCCGTGCACTTGGTTACCTCTGAACCTCCAGAGCTTCGCCTCGATACACTGAGATCAAATCCACTGTAACGTCTTTCCAGTCGTAGTGGTCGAGAGCAGTGGAACGGTTCTGTTCCCCGACCTCGTCGAGATCCGAACGAACTGTCTGCACCGCTCGTTCAAGTGCGCTCCCTAAACCGTCGTCCGGATCGTAGAGTATGTTCCCTCCCGGGTCCACACTCGGAATAGCCCCAAGTCGTGGGGCGACGAACGGTCGACCGAACGTCATGGCGAGGAGAACGGATCCCGAGTTGAAGATGTCCTGATACGGGAACACAGCCACATCGCATGCTCCGAAGTATCGGGGCAAATCCTTGTCAGGGATATACCGGATATCGAGTACTACGTCGTCACGGTCCGCAGCGAGAGACTCAATAGTCTGGGTAGTCTTCTCATCCTTCGAATTGCCCGCAATCATAAGCTGTGCGTTCGAAGGTTCGAGATCACACCACGTCCGGAGGAGCTCAGGAACCTGCTTGTAGGGCCGAATACGTCCAAAGTAGAGGAATGTCCGTTTCTTTGGGTCGAGATCCAATTCGCGTCGGCACGTTTCACGGTCTCTATCGGTAGGTGAGTAGAGCGGGGCATAGTTCCCGTGTGGGATACGAATGATGTTATCTAAAGGTGTGCCGAGATAGGCTTCCAATTCTTGCTCGGTCCGTTCGTCCCATACCTGAACCGCGTCGGCGATACCGACGATCCGACGACTCACCCAATGGTCGATAGACTCGTGTCGGCGCTCGTGATTGCACCGGTTATGCACGGTCCAGACGATACGAATGTCTAGATACGAGCACAACCACACTTGTGCGACGAACGCAAATGCGAAGAAGGCAGATAGGAGCCAAGAGAAAGGGAGTCGCTCGAAGTCACTGTAATTTCCGAGAAGGAAGTATGGGTGAGTCCAATGTAAATGAATGACGTTTATATTGTTTCGCAATGCATCAACGGCGAGCGGCCAGAGTGGATGACTGTGCGACTCGTGGGTTGTTTCCACATCCTGTTGATTGAGATGAGCATCAAGCATGTCGAGGTACTGATTCCCATCGAAATATGGAGCGAGAAGGACTTTTAGAGCCATCTGTGGTGGACCTAACTATAATCAGGACCGGATAAGAGATATATCCACGGTTCCGAACTGCAACGTCGGTCAAATATTACAAGCTATTAGTGATGGAGATGAGTTCCTTTCAACGATGGATTTGAGTAGCACTCCGAGACGAGCCCTCCGGAAGCTACGGATGGACGGCCTCGGCGAATTACTTACTGAGGGTTGGGATACTCTCTATGTAGACGCCTTACTTTACCGTGGGATGTACCAAAACATCCTCCTAGAACACCTGGACATAGTAACGCGAGACGAACTTCGAGAACTTCCGGGCTACGTAGAGTACGAAGAAACGGACGCACGCGTGAAGTACAAGGGGAGAGATGGGCTTGGGGACGACGGAGAACGCTTCAATGCTGTTAATCGGTTCATCTACGAGGAGAGTGACGCATTGTTTCTCGGCCCCGTCGGGCCCGGAATCACTTCCGATGGAGAAGTAATCTCGGAGAGCGTCGCACCCCCGCCACTCGTAGAGAGACGCGTAGGTGTTTGTCTTGCACAATCAATAGACGAGAACGGGGTACGTCGTACACTAAACGCTCTCTCTGGGGAGGTCACGCCTGACCGGAGTTTTGACACAGCCGCGTTCGTTGTACCGCCTTGGCCGAATTACTATCACTGGACAATGGAGAGTCTATTGCGCGTACGCTTGCTCGAAATACACGGAGAGGTGACAGGGACATACCCGACACTCATTGTTCCAAGGGACCGCTCGTCATGGGTGGATGAGACGCTTAGTTTGCTCGATTACGCGGGTCCGGTCGCAGGCTTCAACGGTGGTATCGCAGCGGTGGATACTCTGGTCGTACCGACGTACCCAGATCCGACTCCCGCTGAGTGTCGATGGCTCCGTGATCGTATGCGCACCGGTGCCGGTATAGATATCACTGAGTCTCGTGAACGGGTATTTGTCGCGCGCGACGACGCAACCGTCCGCCGCATCTCGAATCGGGATGCAGTCGAGCGCGTTCTCAACCAATACGATATCGATAGTTACCTCCTCGGCGAACTAAGCGTCCGCGAACAGGTCGAACTGTTTTCTAACGCCGAACTCGTGGTAGCACCTCACGGAGCAGGTCTAACAAACATCCTCTACGGCGATGATCTCACGGTCGTAGAACTGTTCGGTGATAAATTAGTTGCAACTTTCGACCGTATCGCCGAAAACATGGACCATACCTATCAGTACCTCGAATGTGGACAGGACGGCGTTGATATTCACGTCAACCCCGATTTGCTTAACCAGAAACTAAGTGATCTCCTGCAATAGTGACATCATAGTTGAACTCTACTCTAGAAACCGTTACAGCTGATTTATTCATATAAAGTTAGTTTAAATCATATTCTTTATATGGTATAAGATCTGGCCGACGTTACCCGCCGTTCTTACCGAAGTATACAAATGCAACCCCTCGGATTCGTATCCATGGGTCGACCGAACGTCCTTCTCATCGTTCTCGACAGCGTACGCGGCCTAAACGTCGGCCACCTCGGATACCCACGGAGCACGACGCCGAACTTGGACGATTTCGCCGAACGGGCGACGACTTACACGAACGCCCGATCACCCGGTATTCACAGCATCTCTAGTCATGTCAGCATCTTCACCGGCTATCACGTCGCAGAACACCGTGCTACGGCGCATAGTGCGAGCATCTCGTCAGGTCACACGATCTGGGAGGTCCTCGCGGATGAGGGCTATCAGACGGGGCTTTTCACGCCCAACTCGATCGTTGCCGAGTCGTCCAACCTCTCCTCGTTCTTTCAGGAAGTCGTCGGTCCGAAGCGTCAGGAACTGTTATTTCCCGAAGCGCTCGGTCCCGAAGGTGTGAATGGAGACCCCAGCTACGTCGAGTACCTGCTCGAAAGCTTGCAGAGTGACTTCCCACTCAAGGCGACATTGAACGGCCTATCCCGTGAATTCGGGCGTTCAAAAGGAGCTCATGATCCGGAACGGGAGCACGGTGGGAAGTACGTCGACGAATTCGACTCGTGGAGAGAGACCAGAGACGAACCGTGGGCGGCTTGCATCAACCTCATGGATGCACATTACCCGTACATCCCGCAAGAGCAGTTCGCCGAGTGGGGTGGGGGCGGAAAAATCGAGGATCTCCATCGGGAGGCCATGGGCGGGCCACTCACGACACAGTATCTCGGAGATAGGCCGTTTTGGGAACTCGAAGCGACCGAAAGCCTGTACGACGACTGTATCAAGCAGGTAGACGCTTACTTTGGACAACTGTTAGATCGGCTGGAATCAGCTAGCGAACTCGATGATACATTGGTGGTGGTGACTAGTGATCATGGGGAGGGTTTCGGCGAATACAGCGCGTTGAACGACGCGGTACGTCTTATTGATCACAGCTGGGGTATCGGCGATGAAGTCTCTCACGTCCCGTTAGTTGTAAAACACCCCAACGACGACTCCGCCGAAACGGTGAAAACCCCCGCCTCTCTCACCCAGTTTCCCACTGTCGTGGAAGATGCAATAGCGGGGGAGAAAACAGGATTCGTCCCCCAAGAAGGCCACACGCTCACGACATCGTACAGGATCGAGAAACCGGGGGACGAACTTCCGATCTCGAAGGGAGACCGAGAGCCGTATTTCGGTCCGTGGCACGCCGTATGTCGTGAGATAGGGGGAGAAGTTTTCGTCGACGCAGTTCGAAACGACGACCGAACACGGTACCGCCCAGGCCGAGACAGCGAACGAAACGACGTAACATCGGTGGATCGGAATTTTGTAGACAAAACCATTCAGGAACTATCTGACGCCGGTATTATGGAAGGAGAGAAAGAGATCGATCAAGACGTCGAAAAACGTCTTCACGAACTGGGATATAAGTAGTACTTTTAGGCCTAGCTGAGGTAACCGAAAAGGAGACCTTATTGGGCTTTCTCACGCGTGTTGGTATATGCGGCTGGGCCAGACCTCCATTATTCACTTCGCATCTCGCTTCCTCGCGTCCGCATCCGGGTTCGCCGCAACGGTGTTCATCGGTCGGATACTCGGCTCAGGGGGTCTTGGGACCTACTACCTGATCCTCTCGCTCGTCGCGTGGTTGGGTATCGCAGTGAAGATGGGAGTCCCCAGTTCGATTACGAAGCGGATCAGCGAAGGGACGGATGACGCCGCATACGCGGTCGCGGGAACGTCAATCAGTATTGTTCTCTTCGTAGTAGTCTCAGCGCTTGTACTACTGTTCCGTGGACAAGTAAACGAGTACATCGGCCACCCGGCTGCAGTGGTCGTTGTCCTGTTCCTAGGGGTGAACTTGGCACAATCGATCACTAATTCTGTTCTCAGGGGACAGAAATTGGTCCACATTTCAGGCGTCTTTACACCAATCCGAACGGGCTCCAGAAGCGTCGTTCAGATCATTGGTTTACTGGGTAGTTTGGGACTCACAGCGCTATATGTCGGTTACACCGCTGGCTATCTGCTTGTCACCCTTCTGGGTCTCTGGGTTGCTATCAAAAACTTCCAGTACGTGAGGCTCCCCCGGCGAGAACACTACCAGGAGCTAGTATCGTACGCAAAGTTTTCGTGGGTCGGGTCGCTTCGATCCCGAGCGTTCAATTGGGTTGACGTGACTGTGCTCAGATTCTTCGTCTCGGCCTCAGCCATCGGAATCTACACAGCAGCGTGGAACATTTCGGTTTTCTTGATACTGTTCGGCGGGTCGTTGAGCCAAACGCTGTTTCCGGAGATGAGTTCGCTTTCTGCCGATGAAGACTCGGAAGCCGTCGCTGACCTCTTCGAAACTGCCCTCGCTTTCGCCGGACTTGTCCTGATTCCTGGCCTCATCGGCGGAACGATCCTCGGGGAACAACTACTCCAAGTGTACGGTGATGACTTCTCCCGTGGAGGGACGGTTCTGTCGGTGCTTATCGTTGCTACCCTTATCCAGGGTTACCAGCGACAGTTTACGACGGCTCTGAACGCCATGGACAGGCCAGATATTGCGTTTCGTATCAACGCAGTGTTTATCACGGCGAACGTGATTCTGAACGTCAGTCTAATACCGTACTTCGAGGTTATCGGCGCAGCGGCAGCAACTGCTACCGCAGTTGCGGTCAGTCTGGTTGCAGCCCACTACATGCTTTCATCACTGGTCGATTACTCCATCCCGCTCGGTGAGATCGCACGACAATGGGGTGCCGCCGCAGTGATGGGAATTGTCGTGGAATTAGGTCGACGGGGCGAAGCCGCGTACGTGAACTTCAGCTACGAGTTCGTGGCAGTAGCGGTGCTCGTTACCCTCGGAGCCGGAGTGTACTTCATCTCCCTACTCGCGCTCTCAAGCCGATTCAGGAAAACGGTCGTCGACAATCTCCCGTCACGGTTGTCGGGAATCAGCGTATAACCGACAAACAGAGACTACATGACGTTCTCCCCAGCCTGCAACCGCTCCTCTGCCTCGTCCCGATCCTCCGGATACCCAACGTCGATCCGCCAGCCTTCCATCGGAATCGCGTCGATCGTCCGCCCGCTCTTGATCAACAAATCAATAGCGTCCGAAAGCTCGTACTCGTTACGGTCGGAAGGCTGCACCAGTTTACACGCGTGGAAGATTGCGGGCGAAAACGTGTAGAAGCCAGTCATCACCAGATTGCTCGGCGGGTCGTCGGGCTTCTCGACCACTTCCTGTATCTCGCCGTAGTCGTTCGTGTCACAGACGCCGTACCGGCTCGCCTCCTCGTAAGGCACCTCCTCAACGAGGAACGCCGCGTCGGTGCGGTCCTCCTGCTGACGGCTAACCACGTCCTCCAGGTTCGCCTGGAAGATGTTGTCGCCGAGCATCAGCATGAAGTCCTGATCGACGTGCTCCTCCGCCTTCAACAACGCATGAGCCAGTCCGTCCTGCTCGCGCTGGTGGGCATACGTGATCGGAACGCCCTTGAACTCGTCGCCGAAGTGGCTGATGATGTTCTGTTTCTTGTAGCCCACGATGACCACGAGCTTCTCGGCGCCGAGCTCCACCAGCTGCTCGAAGCAGTGTGTGAGGATCGGTTTGCCCGCGACCTCAACCATACCCTTCGGTTTATCCTCGGTCAGCGGGCGGAGGCGCGTCCCCTCACCAGCCGCGAGAACTACTGCCTGCATGACCCTGACTTGCTGGGGCGTACTCAAATACTTTTAGCAACCCCTACGAGAGCAGAGACAGAATAGATTATCAATCCTGACCCCCTCAAAACCCTCATGCACCTCTCCATCGTCGGCAGCGGCTACGTCGGCACAACCGTCGCCGCCTGTTTCGCCGACCTCGGCCACCAGGTCACCAACATCGACGTCGACCAGTCCGTCGTCGACACGATCAACGCCGGGGAGGCTCCGATTCACGAAGAAGGACTCCAAGAGCTCGTTGACGCCCACGCGGGCGAGAACTCAACCAACCGCCTCCGCGCGACGACCGACTACGACGCGGTCCTCAACACCGACGTCACGTTCCTCTGTCTCCCCACGCCGCAGGCCGAGGACGGGAGCATCGATCTCTCGATAATGGCCAACGGAGCCGAACAACTGGGCGAAACCCTCGCAGAGAAGGCAGACCACCACACTGTCGTCGTAAAGAGCACCGTCGTCCCCGGCACCACCGAGGAAGAGATCGCACCGCTCCTCCAGAACCCCTCCGAGCGAGCCGACAGCGGAACCGTCGGCGCCGGCATGAACCCCGAGTTCCTCCGGGAAGGCACGGCCGTCCACGACTTCCTACATCCCGACAAAGTCGTCCTCGGCGCCGATAACGAGCGCACGCGCGAGGATATGCACGCAGTGTTCGCCCCGTTGCTCGACCAGCACGACGCGCCGGTCGTCGAGACCGACACCCGAACCGCCGAAATGACCAAGTATGCGAACAACGCCTTCCTCGCGTCGAAGGTCTCGCTGATCAACGACATCGGGAACATCTGCAAGCAGTTCGACATCGACGCCTACGAGGTCGCCGACGCGATTGGTCTCGACGATCGGATCGGCGAGCAGTTCCTGCGCAGCGGTCTCGGATGGGGCGGCAGCTGCTTCCCGAAGGACACCCGCGCGATCATCCACGCCGCCGAGGAATCGGGCTACGAGCCGGCGATTCTCAACGCCGCCGTCGAGGTCAACGACGGGCAGCCCGAACGCTTGCTCGAACTGCTCGACGAACACCTTGACGTCGACGGTGAGCGCGTCGCCGTGCTCGGACTCTCGTTCAAGCCCGGTACCGACGACATCCGGAACGCACGCTCGATCCCCGTTATCGAAAAACTCCAGCAGCGGAACGCCTCCATCACCGCCTACGACCCCGTCGCCGCCGACGAGATGCGCGAGCGATTCCCGGGGATCGAGTACGCCGATTCGGCCGGTGACGCGCTCGACGGCGCGAGCGCGGCGCTGATCGTCACAGAGTGGGACGAGTTCGCCGCCCTGGACGAGGAGTTCGAGTCGATGAATCGAAAGCTCGTCGTCGATGGCCGTCGTGTCGACCTCCCCATCGAGGAGCGCGACCTCGAGTACGAAGGCCTCTGTTGGTGACCGCCGCTCCCTGAATCAGGCTGACTTATCCGGATTCCGTGTGAACTGATCCGGTCGATTCGGGCCGGAACGGGCGAGAAACGAGTCCGAAATGGAGAACGTCTCCATACTCGGGAGCACGGGCGATTTACCCGTCTCAGTTCCTGTTGGGCCCGGACGACCGATTCATAATCGGATTCCTGCCCCGCAAGTGCTCTACCCGTGGGTTTCGAGAGGTGAGTATGGCCAACCGCGTCGCGATTCGCGAGGTGCTCAGGCAGTAGCCGGGGAAATGGAGCGAGAGAGTCCTTCAGTCGCCAATTCGGAGAGTCACGCGACTCTGTCGAGAATTCCCTAACCGCACGAGGGGAACCGATTATGAAGAAATATTGGGCGTCTTTGGTGGCCGTTCCTCGATCCCACGATCACGCGATTCCCTGAATATCGCCATTCCTGAGCATCTACCGGCAGGATCCCACCCTTCCACCGCTCGTACTACTTCACGTTTAGACACACGAACCCAGTCTACTTGCGGGGATCTCGGCCGATTATGACCGGTTGTCGTGGGTGTTTTGACGGCAGTGAGGATTCATAATCGATCCTCGCCGTGCGGTTCGGGAGGAACGGGAAATAGGTGCCAGTCTCAGCATACTGCCTCCCTGGAGGGTTCGAAAACACGTCGGGAATCGCTCGTTGTGGATGTCGTGAGCCGGAACGCGTGAGTACCGCTAAACAGGGGCTTCGGATCGGTCGTCCGACTCCGGATCGTCTCGAAGCGACAGATAGACGTCGATGTCGTCGAACGGGACCACCGGTCGCTTCGAAGCCTATGCAGACGCGCCAGTCCGATCCCCACTCACGTCTCCGGGGAGCTGCAACGAGAAGTCGATGGTCTTCGCTCCCCCACGGAGGATCGGCTTTTTGCTCGCACCTTCCTGTTCGAACTCGACGACGCCGAGGTTTTCCAGCTCCTGCAGGTTCCGGTGCACCTCTTTGTAGTCCCGGTCGACGGCTCGTGCGGCCTCGCTAATGCTCGCCGGCTCCGCCTCGACGATCGCCTCCAGTAGCTCGAGGTTCGAGGTCCGCATCAGCCGAGCGACGTCGGCGTAGCTCTCGAAGTCCAGAACGAACCGATCGTCCTGCTCGACGGCGTCGCCGGTCTCGCCGTCGAGCGCTCGTTCGAGTCGCTCACGGCCCGCCTCGCGGAGTTCGTCGCGCTGTCCGTACGTGATCTGTAGCGTGTCGGTAGTCATGGCGTAGGACCGGATGGATGTCGTACGTCGGAACGCGTGAGCGCCGCTACGCGGGTGCTTCGGACCGATCACCGGATTCCGGATCGTCTCGAAGCGACAGGTGGACCTCGATGTCGTCGAACGGAACCATTGGCCGCTTCGAGCGGCCCTCCTGTTCGAACTCGACGACGCCGAACTGTTCCAGCTGATTCAGGTTCCGGGAAACGTCTTTGATGTCCCGGTCCACCAGTCGCGCCGCCGCACGCATACTGGCGGGCTCCTCTTGGGCAATCGTGCGAAGGAGCTCGATAGCGCGCGGACTAAACACACGCATGAGTTCGTCCGGATCCTCAAACGTGACCCGACTCGGCGGCGCTTCGTCCGGAAGGTTACCTTCGAGGGCAGCCTCCATCGCATCCTCCGTTCGATCCATCATCCCTTCCAGTGTCCCGACTGTCACGACGAGTGTGTTCTGTGACATTGGTTGCTCCGTAGGTGGCACCCACCGACAGAACGCCCGGCCCTATGGCCCGAGTACATCGGTCTCCCACCGAAAACGGGCTTGTACCTCGCTGTACCCTGGGAATTCGTAGTCATCGTCCAATCCGTCCGCCGTGTGCCGTTCGTGGACGCCGTGGGAATTATCGTATCGGACGATAGTGTCGCCGCCGACTGTGCCGTAGTGGAGCCGGTATTTCACGCCATCAGGGAACTTCTCCGAGTCCTGAACCGCGAGGATGCGGATTCGAACGATGGTGTTCCCATCCGGCTTGAAACGCTCATCGACGAGCTCCATCACGTCGTCGGCAGGTGCCATCGACAACTGATGGTACGCATCCCAGCACTATATGTGTTGGGCCTAGTCACAACGAAACCGTGGAGTTCCCGGATGACCGCTGGTGCTGCACTATTGCTTCCACGCTCAGAACCACATGCACGCATCGCTGTTGACTAGCACAACTGTCGGTGACCCGTCTGTGGGGTGACGAAAAAGGGCCGACGAGTGCAACAACATCCGAACACCGCCCGCCCCAAGTAGAAGCCTTTTCACTCCACCCACTACCACACCAGAAACGACATGCCCGACCTCGAGCGCGTCACCGTCCTCCTGCCCACCTACGACGAGGCCGCCACCGTCGGCGACGTCGTCGACGGCTTCCGCGAGCAGGGGTTCGACGACGTGCTCGTGATGGACGGCGACTCGGAGGACGACACCCGCCAAATCGCCCGCGAGCACGGCGCCCGGGTCGAGATACAGTCCGCCTCGGGCAAGGGACAGGCCATCCGCGAGGCCGTCCGCGAACACATCGACCGCGAGTACGTCCTGATGGCCGACGGCGACGGCACCTACCGCCCCGAGGAAGCTGACCGCATGCTCGCCCCCCTCGACGACGGGTACGAGCACGTCATCGGCGACCGCTTCGCCGACATGGAGGCGGGCGCGATGACCCGCCTGAATCAGGTCGGCAACAAGCTCACCAACCGGCTGTTCAGCGTCATCCACGGCGAGCGCTTCGACGACATCCTCAGCGGCTACCGGGCGTTCAGCCGCGACTCCTTCGACCGCCTGCGACTCTCGGCGGACGGGTTCGGTATCGAGACCGAGATGGCCGTCGAGTGCGCGAAGCAGGGGATCCCCACCGCGGTCGTCCCGATCACCTACCTCGAACGCCCCGCGGGCTCGAACACCAACCTTCACCCAATCCGGGACGGCGGGATCATCTTCCTCGAGCTGTTCCGCCGCGCGAAGACGAGCAATCCGCTGTTCTACTTCGGCAGCGTCGGCGTCGCCTCCGGGCTCGGCGGCACCGCGATCGCCGCCTTCGTCGCGATCGAGTGGTTCGTCTACGGCGTCCCCCACCAGATCTGGGCGCTGGCCGGCGCCGCCGGCATCCTGCTCGGCGTCCAGCTGCTGATGTTCGGCGTCCTCTCGGACCTGATCCTCACCCTCCACCGCGAACAGCTCGACCGGATCGACTCCATCGCCGGCAAGGAGTGATACGCCCGACTGCGTCGACGGCGGACGTGATCCACGCGGAAACGGCCGTCGACGGCCGCTACCCGCAGCCGGCGCGCTTTTCCCCGCCCGCGCCCGATCGACGCGTAATGACCGACTACACGACCGTCTCGATCCCCACCGAGCTCGCCGAGCGCGTCGACGAGACGATAGAGGGGACGAGCTTCTCCAGCACGAGCGACCTCGTTCGGTTCCTGCTGCGCAGCATCGTGATCAAACATCAGGAACGCGGGGAGCTCACGGAGGCTGAGTTCGAGGAGATCGCTCAGCAGCTCGAAGATTTAGGTTATCTGGAGTGATTTGTTCTGGGCGGAAGGAAGTGTAAATCACGTTCTGTCCCGCAGTTCCACGGAATCGTCTATTTATCAACTCCTAACATCAAACGCAGTAATATCTGTCTACTTATATAGAGACGAATTGGCATGGAGTGTAATGTCCGAACTCAAGTCGTTCCTGGCCGACAACCCGAAGATGATGGGCGTCCTGTTCACGATGATGCTGTTCCTCTCGCAGGCGGGTAGTGTCGTCGCTGGGCACTCAAGCCCCACCGCTGGCCCCTGAATCGATTTCTAAAGGAAGAACCGCTTACTGCGAAAGGTCCGATAGCCACTTGATCTCCCCATCGTAACGGACGAGATCGTCTTCAGCATCGTTGAGGAGAGTTTCGAGATCCGAATAGAATACCTCCCCCAAAACTCCTGGAGCGAGGTGTTGACGTCTGTCGTCGCCGATGTCTATCGACGCCATTCCGCCGGTACTCAGATCGGAGTCGGGATACAGTTGGACCCTCGCGATATAGCCATCCTCGACCTGTTCGATATCCGTGATCGGCGCTCCGATACTCTCCCCTTGCACGATGTCGACATCGCCGTCACCAACGACTGAATACTGTCCACCGACGAACGACTGCTTACTCGCAACGCTAAGCGCCGAGTGGAGTGGGAACCCGTAGTTTAACAGTTTCACCATCGCTTTTCCGACCCGCGTCGCACCGCTGTTGACAACCTCGGTGAGTGTGACGACGCCGCCGACAGCGCCGTTCTTGAGCAGCGCCATCCCCTGGTCGTAGGAGGCACAGCCGTTGAGGAAGAACGCGTCGACGCCAACGGA from Halolamina sediminis encodes:
- a CDS encoding glycosyltransferase, whose product is MALKVLLAPYFDGNQYLDMLDAHLNQQDVETTHESHSHPLWPLAVDALRNNINVIHLHWTHPYFLLGNYSDFERLPFSWLLSAFFAFAFVAQVWLCSYLDIRIVWTVHNRCNHERRHESIDHWVSRRIVGIADAVQVWDERTEQELEAYLGTPLDNIIRIPHGNYAPLYSPTDRDRETCRRELDLDPKKRTFLYFGRIRPYKQVPELLRTWCDLEPSNAQLMIAGNSKDEKTTQTIESLAADRDDVVLDIRYIPDKDLPRYFGACDVAVFPYQDIFNSGSVLLAMTFGRPFVAPRLGAIPSVDPGGNILYDPDDGLGSALERAVQTVRSDLDEVGEQNRSTALDHYDWKDVTVDLISVYRGEALEVQR
- a CDS encoding glycosyltransferase family 61 protein, with the protein product MDLSSTPRRALRKLRMDGLGELLTEGWDTLYVDALLYRGMYQNILLEHLDIVTRDELRELPGYVEYEETDARVKYKGRDGLGDDGERFNAVNRFIYEESDALFLGPVGPGITSDGEVISESVAPPPLVERRVGVCLAQSIDENGVRRTLNALSGEVTPDRSFDTAAFVVPPWPNYYHWTMESLLRVRLLEIHGEVTGTYPTLIVPRDRSSWVDETLSLLDYAGPVAGFNGGIAAVDTLVVPTYPDPTPAECRWLRDRMRTGAGIDITESRERVFVARDDATVRRISNRDAVERVLNQYDIDSYLLGELSVREQVELFSNAELVVAPHGAGLTNILYGDDLTVVELFGDKLVATFDRIAENMDHTYQYLECGQDGVDIHVNPDLLNQKLSDLLQ
- a CDS encoding sulfatase-like hydrolase/transferase; protein product: MQPLGFVSMGRPNVLLIVLDSVRGLNVGHLGYPRSTTPNLDDFAERATTYTNARSPGIHSISSHVSIFTGYHVAEHRATAHSASISSGHTIWEVLADEGYQTGLFTPNSIVAESSNLSSFFQEVVGPKRQELLFPEALGPEGVNGDPSYVEYLLESLQSDFPLKATLNGLSREFGRSKGAHDPEREHGGKYVDEFDSWRETRDEPWAACINLMDAHYPYIPQEQFAEWGGGGKIEDLHREAMGGPLTTQYLGDRPFWELEATESLYDDCIKQVDAYFGQLLDRLESASELDDTLVVVTSDHGEGFGEYSALNDAVRLIDHSWGIGDEVSHVPLVVKHPNDDSAETVKTPASLTQFPTVVEDAIAGEKTGFVPQEGHTLTTSYRIEKPGDELPISKGDREPYFGPWHAVCREIGGEVFVDAVRNDDRTRYRPGRDSERNDVTSVDRNFVDKTIQELSDAGIMEGEKEIDQDVEKRLHELGYK
- a CDS encoding oligosaccharide flippase family protein, producing the protein MRLGQTSIIHFASRFLASASGFAATVFIGRILGSGGLGTYYLILSLVAWLGIAVKMGVPSSITKRISEGTDDAAYAVAGTSISIVLFVVVSALVLLFRGQVNEYIGHPAAVVVVLFLGVNLAQSITNSVLRGQKLVHISGVFTPIRTGSRSVVQIIGLLGSLGLTALYVGYTAGYLLVTLLGLWVAIKNFQYVRLPRREHYQELVSYAKFSWVGSLRSRAFNWVDVTVLRFFVSASAIGIYTAAWNISVFLILFGGSLSQTLFPEMSSLSADEDSEAVADLFETALAFAGLVLIPGLIGGTILGEQLLQVYGDDFSRGGTVLSVLIVATLIQGYQRQFTTALNAMDRPDIAFRINAVFITANVILNVSLIPYFEVIGAAAATATAVAVSLVAAHYMLSSLVDYSIPLGEIARQWGAAAVMGIVVELGRRGEAAYVNFSYEFVAVAVLVTLGAGVYFISLLALSSRFRKTVVDNLPSRLSGISV
- the aglF gene encoding UTP--glucose-1-phosphate uridylyltransferase AglF encodes the protein MQAVVLAAGEGTRLRPLTEDKPKGMVEVAGKPILTHCFEQLVELGAEKLVVIVGYKKQNIISHFGDEFKGVPITYAHQREQDGLAHALLKAEEHVDQDFMLMLGDNIFQANLEDVVSRQQEDRTDAAFLVEEVPYEEASRYGVCDTNDYGEIQEVVEKPDDPPSNLVMTGFYTFSPAIFHACKLVQPSDRNEYELSDAIDLLIKSGRTIDAIPMEGWRIDVGYPEDRDEAEERLQAGENVM
- the aglM gene encoding UDP-glucose 6-dehydrogenase AglM, whose translation is MHLSIVGSGYVGTTVAACFADLGHQVTNIDVDQSVVDTINAGEAPIHEEGLQELVDAHAGENSTNRLRATTDYDAVLNTDVTFLCLPTPQAEDGSIDLSIMANGAEQLGETLAEKADHHTVVVKSTVVPGTTEEEIAPLLQNPSERADSGTVGAGMNPEFLREGTAVHDFLHPDKVVLGADNERTREDMHAVFAPLLDQHDAPVVETDTRTAEMTKYANNAFLASKVSLINDIGNICKQFDIDAYEVADAIGLDDRIGEQFLRSGLGWGGSCFPKDTRAIIHAAEESGYEPAILNAAVEVNDGQPERLLELLDEHLDVDGERVAVLGLSFKPGTDDIRNARSIPVIEKLQQRNASITAYDPVAADEMRERFPGIEYADSAGDALDGASAALIVTEWDEFAALDEEFESMNRKLVVDGRRVDLPIEERDLEYEGLCW
- a CDS encoding HVO_A0114 family putative DNA-binding protein produces the protein MTTDTLQITYGQRDELREAGRERLERALDGETGDAVEQDDRFVLDFESYADVARLMRTSNLELLEAIVEAEPASISEAARAVDRDYKEVHRNLQELENLGVVEFEQEGASKKPILRGGAKTIDFSLQLPGDVSGDRTGASA
- a CDS encoding HVO_A0114 family putative DNA-binding protein; amino-acid sequence: MDRTEDAMEAALEGNLPDEAPPSRVTFEDPDELMRVFSPRAIELLRTIAQEEPASMRAAARLVDRDIKDVSRNLNQLEQFGVVEFEQEGRSKRPMVPFDDIEVHLSLRDDPESGDRSEAPA
- a CDS encoding toxin-antitoxin system TumE family protein — protein: MAPADDVMELVDERFKPDGNTIVRIRILAVQDSEKFPDGVKYRLHYGTVGGDTIVRYDNSHGVHERHTADGLDDDYEFPGYSEVQARFRWETDVLGP
- the aglJ gene encoding S-layer glycoprotein N-glycosyltransferase AglJ; this translates as MPDLERVTVLLPTYDEAATVGDVVDGFREQGFDDVLVMDGDSEDDTRQIAREHGARVEIQSASGKGQAIREAVREHIDREYVLMADGDGTYRPEEADRMLAPLDDGYEHVIGDRFADMEAGAMTRLNQVGNKLTNRLFSVIHGERFDDILSGYRAFSRDSFDRLRLSADGFGIETEMAVECAKQGIPTAVVPITYLERPAGSNTNLHPIRDGGIIFLELFRRAKTSNPLFYFGSVGVASGLGGTAIAAFVAIEWFVYGVPHQIWALAGAAGILLGVQLLMFGVLSDLILTLHREQLDRIDSIAGKE